Sequence from the Gemmatimonadota bacterium genome:
GTGCCTCGCCGTGCGGCACATGCAGCCGGACGACCTCCTTGTCGCAGCGCTCGGCGATCTTGGCGAAGCGCTCCGAGAAGTGGCCGGTGATCACGCAGAGGATGCGCTCCTCGACCCCGGCCCGGATGGCGGCTTCCATCATCGCGGAGGCCGAGCCGGTCACCGTCATGACCGGTCGTCGGCTCTGCAGGATGTCGCCGAGACCGCGCTGCACGCGTGCCAGCAACGCCTCGGCGGCCGCGGAGCGGTGCCCGATCGCGGGATGCAACATCGCCTGCGCGACGTCCGAATGGACCTCGACCGGTCCCGGGAGAAAGAAGCGGCCGGTGCTGATCACGCCAGCAGTTGCTCGCACGTCACGACCCGAATCCCGCGGGTCGCCCACTCCGACAGCAGCGCGCGGCCGTGGCCGGCATCAAGCGCCGCGACGGCGTCCTTCACCACGACCAGTTCGGCCTCGGGGGCGAGTCGGCGGAGTCCATCGACGGCCGCCACGACGCAGACGTCCGTCGCCACGCCGTACACCACGATGCGCGTCGGGGCCAGTGCCGCGAGCACGGTCGCCGCGTTCGGATTCCATCGGAAGACATCGGTGCCCGGCTTCAAGATCAGCAGGTCACCGTCGTGCCGACGTACCGTTGCCGCGAGCGCGTCGGCATCATGCGGCACGGCGTGGATGATGAGCGGCGCGCGCAACGTGCTCTCCGCCACTTTCAGTTGCCCGGCGGTGCCGCGCATGCAATGCGGCGGGTAGGTCGTCTTCCAGTCCGGGGTGCGGCTGATCTCGGCATGGCCAAGATCGTGGTCGTCGGCGGTGGCGACGATTCGGATGCCGTGGGTGTGCGCGTGCTGCGTCAGCCGCGCGAGCACCGGCAGCACCGCCTCGGCCCCGGGAACCGCGAGCAGGCCGTCAGCGGCAATGAAATCGTGTTGGGTGTCGACGTCCCAGTGGATCGTGGTCATGTTGGGTTCTCTGTAGGGGTCGTTAGTCGTTGGTCGTTGGTCGTTAGAGAGGTCCTTCGACTTCGTCCGCTGCGCGGACTGCGCTCAGGATGACACCCCTAACGACTAACGACTAACGACTAACGACCAACGACCAACGACTAGTCAACCACCGCCAGCCGCGCATTGCCCCGATACTCCCGGCCAACCTTTGCACATGGCTTCCCATCCACCCGCACGACGTCGGCGGTGAAGTCGAATCGCCCCTGAAAGAGCGACGAACCGACGCCGTAGCTGTCGACGGGGACACCGAGTTGCTCGAACTCGCGGATCTTGTCGACGGTGAAGCCGCCGGAGACGATGATGCGGACGTGCCGGTGCCCGGCGGCATCGAGGGCGTCGCGGACGTTCTGGACCAGCTGCGGTGTGACTCCGGTGGGCTTCACCCGTCCCATCTGCGGAATCACGGAACGGTCGACCAGCATTTCGCTGGTGTCGAGCCGCACGCCAAAGAGCCGGGACCCGAGGGCGTTGGCGAGCGCAAGCGAGGTGCCGACGCAGTCGTTCTCGAAGTCGACCAGCGAGACGAGGCGGACGTCGTCACTCATGTGCTCGAGGAACTTGCGTGCGGCGAGGACCGTGTCGCCGCCGTAGGCCGCGATCAATCCGTGCGGGACGGTCCCGACGCCCTCGCTGCCCCACCACGAGGCCTGGGCATCGGTCGAGACCCCGATGGCGCCGGCGATGTGTGCCGCGTAGCCGTCGCCAGTCTGCACCAGCCAGTGATCGTGGCGGGCCGGGAAGAACATCACGTCCTTGGGGTGGGCGGCCTCGACCACACGGCGCGTGTTGGTGCCGACCCGGGTGCGTCGTGCGAGGACGCCGAGGTAGAGCGTCTCAAGGTGAGCGAAGTCGGCGTACGCGCCCTCGATCTCCAGCACCACTTCCCAGGGGACGATGGCATCGCCGTCATGCAGGGCACGGACCGACATCCCCTGCCAGTTGTCGCTGCAGAGCTTGAGGATGGCGATTGCCTCGTCAATCCCGCCGAGAAACGCTTCGCTCTTGCCGAAGACCTGCACCGTCACGCGGGGCGAGTAGTCGTCGTTCAGCAGGATGTCGCGCGCGCGAACGAAGTATTTGTCGGAGTAGTAGCCGGCCCGCATCTTCTCGACCGGGAGATTGAAGATCGCCGGGTCGAGGCGGGGGCGAGGGGGAGGGGTCATGAATGAAATCTGGCGGCAGGGAGGGGAACGTGAAAGGTGAACGGTGAACGCTGAACGGGGGTGTTGGTGAGGGGTGAGGGGTGAGGGGTGCATTGGCGTCCCCCTCACTCCCCTCCCGCAGACCGCCCCCTTCACCCCTCACCCTTCACCCCTCTTATCATTGAAGCCTCACCTCCACCGGAGCTCCCCGCATGTCCGATACCCCGCTCTCCCGCCGCACCTTCCTCGGCACCGCTGGCGCCGTGGTCGCCGGGACGGCCCTGACGCCGAAGCAGGTCGTGGCCGCGCCGGCGATTCTGCGGGGTCGCTTTGCTGCCCCGGTCGCGATTGCGTCGTCCAACGGATTGCGCGGGGTGGCGCGCGCGGTCGAGTTGGTGCTCAAGGGGACCGACACCCTCGACGCCGGCATCGAAGGGGTGAAGATCCAGGAGCTCGATCCTTCGGATCAGTCGGTGGGTTACGGCGGTTTGCCGAACGAGGAGGGCGTGGTGCAGCTGGATGCCTCGTGCATGCATGGCCCGACCAAGCGCGCGGGTGCGGTGGGCGCGCTCGAGGGGATCAAGACGCCCAGTGAAATTGCGCGGCTGGTGATGAAGTACACGCCACACATCCTGCTGGTGGGGAAGGACGCGCAGCGCTTTGCCCAGTCCTTCGGCTACCAGGTCGAGGACTTGCTGACGCCGCAGTCGCGCGAAGCGTGGTTGCGCTGGCGCGCCTCGCGCGGAGCGAACGACAACTGGCTCGAGGGAAAGCCGGGCGAGAAGATGGCCTATACCACGGGCACCATCAACATGAACGTGGTGAATGCCGCGGGTGACATCTCGTCGGTCACCACCACGAGCGGCCTGTCGTGGAAGGTGCCGGGCCGCTGCGGCGATTCGCCGATCGTGGGCGCCGGGCAGTACACCGACAACGCCATCGGCGCCGCCGGCAGCACCGGCCTCGGCGAGATGAACATCATGACCTGCGGCGGCTTCCTGACGGTCGAGTTCATGCGCCAGGGGATGAGCCCGACCGATGCGGCGCTCGCCACCCTCAAGCGCGTCGTCGCGATGACGCCGCCGAGCCTTCTCGACGAGCGCGGCCGCCCGAAGTACCAGATCCAGTTCTACGCCGTCAACAAGAAGGGGCAGTACGGCGCCGCCGCGATGACGGCGTCGCCGTTTGCGGTCTGTGACGAGAAGGGGGCGCGGATCGAGCAGTGCGCCACGCTCTTCTCATGAGTCGCCGCGCGCTCCTCGCCCTCGCCCTGCTCGTCGCGCCCGCTCGCCGCGCAGGAACCGGAGCCGGAGCCGGAGGCCATGCCGCCTCGCGTCTCGTACTTCCCGTACCTGACCTCGACACCGAACGACGGCGTCTTCGGCGTGGCGCGGATCATCCGCTTTCGCCAGGCGCCGTGGGATGCACGCGTCACCAACCTGCGCGAGCACAGCCTCGACGTCGGCTTCTCGACGCGCTCCTCGTACCTCGTCCGCGGCGACTACAAGCGGCTCTGGCTCGACGAGGGGTGGCGGGCCCGGCTCCGCGTCGAGGCGACGCGCGAGACCCACTTCGGGAACAGCGACGACGCCGGGCTCCCCGATATCGACGCCAATTCACTGCGGCGCACCCGGCAGGACGGTTGGCTCGACGTCTCCCGCCGGCTGCAGGGGCCGCTGCAACTGGCGTTGCGCGGCGCGGTTGACCACCAGGAGTTCGCCGGGTCGCAGTCGTCGCTGATGATTCGGTATCCCTATGCGTCGCTGGATGACGGAACGATCGTCTGCGTCACCGCACCATGCCCCGGGTTCCCGGTGTCGCTCACGCAGACCGACGCGCAGCTGCGCGCCGCGCTGGTGCTTGACACCCGCGACAACGAGTACAACCCGAATCGCGGGCTGCTGCTCGAGGCCGGGGCGTTCACCGGCAGCGGTGGCGACGGCTACACCGGCGGTTACGGGATCGCGCGTGGCTGGATCTCGCCTCACAAGGGCACCCGCCTCACTGCGCGCTACGCCTTCCGAGCGGTCTCGCGCACCACCGCCGTCGGCATCCAGCACGAAATTCCCGGATGGGAATCGCCGGTCACGACCTTCGGCGGTGCCACGTCGCACCGCGCACTGCCGGTCGGCGCGCTGGTCGGCCGCGGCCTGCTGCTCGGCGGTGTCGAACTGCGCCACGAGCTGCTCGACTTCGGCGGCCTCGGCGCCATCACCATCCTCGGTTTCGTCGATGGCGGCCGCGCCTTCCAGGATCCGTCCCCGCTCGCCGATCCGGCTCCAGGGTCGCCGGTGCCGAGCGGCAAGCTCCGCTTCACGTTCAGGGAGTGGACCTGGGGCGCCGGCGGTGGCATCGGTGTCCGCGTTCTCCGCGCCGCGCAACTCAACGTCACCGCCGCCAAGGCGAACGGCGAGACGCGGTGGTATGTCGGGAGTGGGTGGAGCTGGTAACGGCGATGATCGATGGTCGATGATCGATGATCGATTGGCTCTCGGCGTCACAACGGCAGGCGGCGCTGCAGGGAGTCATCGACCATCGATCATCGAACATCGATCATCCTGCAGTTTCACGACTCCCGAATCACCACACCCCGCGCCGCCAGCCCCTTCACGTATCGGTCGTACGGCATCCCCTCGTCCGGCGTGGTCACGCCTGCACGGATCACCTGGTGGCGCACCTGGGTGAGCCCGGTGAGGGAGAGCGAGTAGCCGGTGCAGCGCATCATCGCCGAGATGTGGTGGACTTCGTCGAAGTAGTCGATGAGGTCGAAGGTGGTGCTGTGCGGTGCGCCATTCTTCTCGCCCGAGACCACGACGCGGAGTGCCACGAGGTCGCGGCCGTTCGGCTTGGTCAGCTTCGGCGTGACGGCGGCGATGAAGGCATCGCGGGGGACGACGTCCTTCCCCTTGACCTTGATCGGCGTCAGGTCGAGGAGGCCGAGCTCGCGGATCGCCTTCATCAGGGTCGCGTGGCCGGGGTACCGGAGGGTCTTGTACTCCATCTCCCGGACCTTCCCCTCGAAGGAGAAGGCCATCGTGGAGAGGCCACCCGCGGTGTGGAACGCCTCAAGCGTCCCGATCGGCTCGGCGAAGGGGACCGGCTCGATCTCGCTCAGCGCCTCGATCGTGGTGCTCTTGCCGTCGCGGAGGATCCAGGAGGGGGTGGTGTAGTAGTCGAGCGCCCCCTCCAGCGAGTAGACGATCTGGTAGTTGAGCGGCGGTTCCGGGTGCTGGGGGAGTCCGCCGACGTAGATTCGTACCCGGTCGGTGCGATCGAGGCGCCGGATCCCCTCGGCGGCGAGGATGTTGACCATCCCCGGAGCGAGCCCGCAATCGGGCATGATCGACAGCCCCTTGGCATGGGCCTCGGCCTCGAGCTTCTTCTGCTCCATGACGATCTCGGTGTTTCCGCCGAGGTCGGCAAAATGGCAGCCGCACTCGACGGCGAGCGCTGCCATCGGACCGTTGAAGTAGTACGGGATCGCGCTGAGGACGGCGTCCTGGCCCTGCATCACCGCCCGGACGGCGGCGTGGTCGGTGACGTCGAGGGTGACGAGATGGAGCCGGGGATCGTCAAGCTTCGTGAGGAAGCGGGCAGCCCGTTCCGGCTGGAGGTCCGCCAGCGAGACCGCGGTGACTTCCGGGTCCTGAAGCAGATCGAAGGCACAGGCGCAGCCCTGCAGGCCGGCGCCGAGTACGAGCATCTTCATTGGGTAGTCCTCTGATTCGGGTCGAGCGTTTGCCGAGACCGAAGATAATCCGCCCCGACGCGGGGTGTTCGTCCAGCCGAGGAGCATGATGGCCGACAATGCGCCGACCACCCGCGATCGCCTGCTCGAGGCGGCTCGGGAGCTCTTCACGACCCTGGGCTACCACGCCACGACCACCCCGATCCTCGCCAAGCGGGCCGGGGTGGCCGAGGGGACCATTTACCGGCATTTCCCGTCAAAGCAGGCCCTCCTCAACGCAGCGTACCAGGAGAGCCAGCGTTGGGGTGTCGCGGCCATCCGTGACGCCGTGCAGGCCGGGGGGAAAACGGCTGGCGAGCGGCTCGGCACACTGGGCCGGACCTGGCTGGCCAATGCGGAAAGCGACCCGGCACGGGTGCGCCTGCTGCTGAACTGGCGCCTGAGCGGTGAACTCGACGATGCCTCGCGCCTGGCCGCCAACGACTTGCGGCTCGGCCTCGAGCAGCTGGTGGCCGCCGGCAAGCAGGAAGGGAGCGTCCGGGCGGGGGTGGTCGAGTTGTGGACCTCGGTCTGGCTGGCGCTGGTCGGCTTCGCGGCGGAGAAGATCGCGACCAAGGAGTGGTCGGCGACCCATCCGCACGCCCTCGCCACGCTCGATGCCGCGTGGGAAGCAATTGCGTGGCGTCCCATCACCACCGCGCCGCCCTCGGTCGAGAACTGAGTCGTGGGTGAAGCCCACGCCTTCCTGCCGACCTTCGCGCTGGTGCTCTGCACCGCCGCGATCACCACCGTCGTCTTCCAGCGGCTGAAGCAGCCAGTCATTCTCGGGTACCTGCTCGCCGGCGTGATGGTCGGACCCTACGTCACGCTGGTGCCGGTCACCGCCGATCGGGTAACGACCGAGACCCTCGCCGAGCTCGGCGTCATCCTGCTGCTCTTCTCGATCGGCCTCGAGTTCTCGATTCGCCGCCTGCTGCGGGTCGGCGCCAGCGTCGCCGTCACGGCGCTCTTCGACGTGACGATGATGGCCTTCCTCGGCCTCACGGCGGCGTATCTCCTCGGCTGGACGCCGCGCGAGGCGCTCTACACCGGTGCGCTGGTGGCGATCTCCAGCACCACGATCATCGCAAAGACCTTCGAGGATCACGGCGTCGGGCGGAAGTTGCGCGACCTCGTCTTCGGCGTGCTCATCGTCGAGGACCTTGCCGCCGTCCTCTTCATGGCGGGTCTCGCCACCCTCGGGGCGAGCGGCGGCACCAGCGGCGCCGGGCTCCTCGGCACCGCCATGCGGCTCTTCATCCTGCTCATGGTCTGGGTGATCGGCGGCCTGCTCGTGGTGCCGCGACTGATGCGCTTCATCGTGCGCCTCAAGCGGCCGGAGACGACCCTGGTTGCCTCCCTCGGCATCTGTTTCGCCTTCGCGCTGCTGGCCCAGTATCTGGGCTACTCCGTGGCCCTCGGTGCCTTCATCGCCGGGTCACTGATCAGTGAATCGGGGAAGGGCCACGCCGTGATGGAATTGGTGCGCCCGGTTCGCGACGTCTTCGCGGCGGTGTTCTTCGTCTCGGTCGGCATGCTCATTCAGCCCGCCCTGCTGATGGAGTATCGCGTCGCGATTCTCCTGCTGGTGGTGGTGGTCGTCGTCGGCAAGCTGGTCTCGGTGTCGCTGGGAGCGTTTCTCGCGGGGCAGGGAACGCAGGGCGCGATTCAGGCCGGGATGAGCATGGCGCAGATCGGCGAATTCTCCTTCATCATCGCCTCGCTCGGCCTCGCGACCGGCGCCGTCGGCGGCTTCCTCTATCCGGTGGCCGTCGCGGTCTCGGCGATCACCACGCTGCTCACCCCGTTCATGGTGCGGCATGCGCCGGCGGCGGCGAGCTATGTCGATCGCAAGCTGCCGAGGGCGCTGCAGACCTACGCCGCGCTCTACGCCACGTGGGTCGAAGAGATGCGGCGCGCGCCGGCACGTCGCACGGCCGGTGACCGGGTGAAGGCGATGATCCGGTGGCTGCTGGTGGACACCGCCTGCGTGATCGGGGTGATCGTCGGCATGGCGATCTTCGGCGTGCGACTCGAAGAGGAGTTCATCGCCCGGCTCGGCATCTCGGCCTCACTGGCCCGGATCGGACTCTACCTGACCGCCGCCGCAGGATGCGCACCGTTTCTGCTCGGCATCTTCCGGATGGCTCGCGGACTCGCGCAGCTGCTGGCCAATCTCGCCCTGCCTCGGACCACCGGCTTTGACCGAGCCGCTGCGCCGAGGCGGTCGATGGTCGCGACGCTCGAAATCACCATCGTCTTCCTCCTCGGCCTGCCGGTCTTGCTGGCCACGCAGCCGTTCATCTCCTCGTTTCGGGGCGTGGTGGTCTTCGGGGTGATTCTGCTGCTGATGGGCTTCGGCGCCTGGCGGAGTGCCACCAACCTGCAGGGGCATGTCGCGGCCGGCGCAGAAGTGCTGATCGAGGCGCTCCGTTCCTCGTTGCCGCCGGAGCAGGCCACGATGGAGATGCCGACAACCGGACTCACCGGGCTCTATCCGGTGGATCCGGGCGCCGTGGATCGCCTCACGACGGCAACCCACATGCTCCCCGGGATCGGGGCGCCGACGCCGTTCCGGATGGAAGCGCACTACGCCGCGGCCGGGAAGACGCTGGCCGAAGTCGGACTGCGCGGGCGAACCGGGGCGACGGTGTTGGCAATCTCCCGCGGCGGAGTCGGGATTCCGGCACCGAGCAAGATCGAACGGCTCGAGCCGGGGGACACGCTGGTGCTGGTGGGCACCAAGGAAGCGCTGCGAGACGCGCGGCGGCTATTGATTGGATCGGCGGGGCAACCCGCGGCGGGGTGACAAGCCCCCACCCACCCCCCTAACATTCTTTACATGCGAAGCTTAGTGCTCGGCTCCGGTGTTCCCCTGATGATGGCCTCGGTCTGTTTCTTCACGCTCAGTTACCTGGCGTGGCTGAGGCGTGAGCGTTTTCTCATCTGGTGGCTGATTGCGTGGGGTTTTCTCCTCACCAGGCTGTCGTGGCACTTCCTCCTGCCCGCCTCGGCACCGACCGATGGCAGCGTCTTCATGGCCGGGATGCTGCGAGTCGCCTTCGCGAGCTCGTTGCTTGCGGGTGCCCTGGAGCTTCGGGGACGGCACGCCACCTGGTGGGTTGTTCCAACCGCCGCGTTGTCGGTGCCGTCGCTGATTCTCCTGATTACCCGCCTCGGCGTGTCGCCCGGCCTCCCGTTCAGCCTCGTGGTCATGACCGGTATTGTGCTCGCGGCCGCCTGGCAGGTGGCGAACGCCGCCCGGTTGCCGAGCCAGGAGCGCTATGTCACTGCGGCAGCGATCGCGATTCACGGGCTCGCGGCTGGAGTGTCCCCGCGCCTCGATGACGCCGACATCCTCTTTTCGGCGGTCACGTTGGTGGGCTGGACGGCGCAGCTGATGGTCGGATTCGGCATGCTCGCCGCCTTCTTCCGCATCGGCAACGAGCGGGATATCGCCGAGGCGCGGGCGATCGGCGCCTCGCTCACCGCAGCACTCGGCAGCTTCGTCGCGGTCTGCATGCACTGCAAATCCGTGCGCGATGATTCCCATGCGTGGCAGCAACTGGAATATTTCGCCGCGAAGAAGTCGGGGACGGCGATCTCGCACGGACTCTGTCCAAGCTGTGAGGAGCAGCACTACCCGGAATATCGATGATCGATGGTCGATCATCGATCATCGATCAGCGTCTCCCTCCTCGCATTGCCTCCGCCGCTGCCGTTCGCATCACCGTCATCTCGTCATCCTTGATCGTCCCCTTGAAGAGATTCGGCATGGTTGCCGGGTCGATCTCGAAGATCACGCCGGCGATGACCATCGCGGCGAGCATCGCGCCATGTTCTGACGGGTGGAAGCCATCCGGTCCGTACAGCGGCAGGGCGGGTCTGGTGACCCACGCCGCTTGCCATGCCGCGGACACGGGATAGAACGCCGTGCCTGCCGCATCGGCCGCGGTCTTGTAGTTGGCCAGGGAGGCCCCCATGCCGCCGCTGGCCGGCGCCCACACGGCGTAGAGGCCCGGCCGCGTGCCGTGCTTCACGGCTTCGGCCGCCAGCACGGCGCTCCAGCGGCCGAGGTCGATGCCACTGGCCGCCATCGTCGATGGCCCCTGCTGCATGATCAGCACGTCGTAGTGCCCCTGTTTCAGCGCCTTCGCGACCCACCCGTCCTTCCAGTGATCCTCCAGTCCGACGTTGGGGAAGGCACGCATCTCCACGCGCGGCGATGGCTGTCCGGCGGCCTTGGCCAGTCGCTTCACAAGGTCGGGGATGTTGTGGGTGTACGTCAGCGAATTGCCGACGAAGAGGAGCCGCAACGCGGTAGTCGGCCGTCGGCGTCGGCGCGACCAGAGGGCTTGCGTGGGTCGGCCCCATGAACGCGAGGAAGGTGATGAGCCACGGCGTCATCATCAACGCCGCCCGTAGATCTGGACGGCCAGCTCCGCGGCCCGACGCAACTGAGCCGCCTCGGCGTCACTGATCACGCTGGGGAAGAGATTCGGCATCGTCGTGGGATCAATCTCGAAGATGAGCGCGGCGATCACCATCGCACTGAGGGTGGCTCCGTGTCGGGAAGGATGGAATTTGTCTCCGGCGTAGAGCGGCATCGCCTCGTTGAGCTCCCACGCCAATTGCCACGCTTGTGACGAAGGATAGAAACCCGTCCCCGAGACATCGGCGGCCGTCCGGTAGTGTTCCACGCCGGCCTCGTAGTCCGCGCCGACCGGCGCCGAGATCGCGTACACGCCGACCCGGGTGCCGACGGCGGCGGCGGCGGTGGCAAAGGTCCGTACCCACTGCGTGAGGTTGTCGCCGCTCGACGTGAGCGTGGACGGCCCCTGCTGCAGGATCATGACGTCGTAGTCGCCGTCCCGCAGGTCGCGCTGCACCTGGCCTTCGGCCCAGTGGTCTTCGAGGGCGTAGTCCGCGGCGGTGCGCGCAACAAGGGTCGGGGTCGGCTTGCCCGCAGCCACGGCGAGCTGACCGACCAACTGCGGCACGTTGTAGGTGTAGGT
This genomic interval carries:
- a CDS encoding isochorismatase family protein gives rise to the protein MTTIHWDVDTQHDFIAADGLLAVPGAEAVLPVLARLTQHAHTHGIRIVATADDHDLGHAEISRTPDWKTTYPPHCMRGTAGQLKVAESTLRAPLIIHAVPHDADALAATVRRHDGDLLILKPGTDVFRWNPNAATVLAALAPTRIVVYGVATDVCVVAAVDGLRRLAPEAELVVVKDAVAALDAGHGRALLSEWATRGIRVVTCEQLLA
- a CDS encoding quinolinate phosphoribosyl transferase, whose product is MTPPPRPRLDPAIFNLPVEKMRAGYYSDKYFVRARDILLNDDYSPRVTVQVFGKSEAFLGGIDEAIAILKLCSDNWQGMSVRALHDGDAIVPWEVVLEIEGAYADFAHLETLYLGVLARRTRVGTNTRRVVEAAHPKDVMFFPARHDHWLVQTGDGYAAHIAGAIGVSTDAQASWWGSEGVGTVPHGLIAAYGGDTVLAARKFLEHMSDDVRLVSLVDFENDCVGTSLALANALGSRLFGVRLDTSEMLVDRSVIPQMGRVKPTGVTPQLVQNVRDALDAAGHRHVRIIVSGGFTVDKIREFEQLGVPVDSYGVGSSLFQGRFDFTADVVRVDGKPCAKVGREYRGNARLAVVD
- a CDS encoding N(4)-(beta-N-acetylglucosaminyl)-L-asparaginase encodes the protein MSDTPLSRRTFLGTAGAVVAGTALTPKQVVAAPAILRGRFAAPVAIASSNGLRGVARAVELVLKGTDTLDAGIEGVKIQELDPSDQSVGYGGLPNEEGVVQLDASCMHGPTKRAGAVGALEGIKTPSEIARLVMKYTPHILLVGKDAQRFAQSFGYQVEDLLTPQSREAWLRWRASRGANDNWLEGKPGEKMAYTTGTINMNVVNAAGDISSVTTTSGLSWKVPGRCGDSPIVGAGQYTDNAIGAAGSTGLGEMNIMTCGGFLTVEFMRQGMSPTDAALATLKRVVAMTPPSLLDERGRPKYQIQFYAVNKKGQYGAAAMTASPFAVCDEKGARIEQCATLFS
- a CDS encoding BamA/TamA family outer membrane protein is translated as MPPRVSYFPYLTSTPNDGVFGVARIIRFRQAPWDARVTNLREHSLDVGFSTRSSYLVRGDYKRLWLDEGWRARLRVEATRETHFGNSDDAGLPDIDANSLRRTRQDGWLDVSRRLQGPLQLALRGAVDHQEFAGSQSSLMIRYPYASLDDGTIVCVTAPCPGFPVSLTQTDAQLRAALVLDTRDNEYNPNRGLLLEAGAFTGSGGDGYTGGYGIARGWISPHKGTRLTARYAFRAVSRTTAVGIQHEIPGWESPVTTFGGATSHRALPVGALVGRGLLLGGVELRHELLDFGGLGAITILGFVDGGRAFQDPSPLADPAPGSPVPSGKLRFTFREWTWGAGGGIGVRVLRAAQLNVTAAKANGETRWYVGSGWSW
- a CDS encoding saccharopine dehydrogenase NADP-binding domain-containing protein translates to MKMLVLGAGLQGCACAFDLLQDPEVTAVSLADLQPERAARFLTKLDDPRLHLVTLDVTDHAAVRAVMQGQDAVLSAIPYYFNGPMAALAVECGCHFADLGGNTEIVMEQKKLEAEAHAKGLSIMPDCGLAPGMVNILAAEGIRRLDRTDRVRIYVGGLPQHPEPPLNYQIVYSLEGALDYYTTPSWILRDGKSTTIEALSEIEPVPFAEPIGTLEAFHTAGGLSTMAFSFEGKVREMEYKTLRYPGHATLMKAIRELGLLDLTPIKVKGKDVVPRDAFIAAVTPKLTKPNGRDLVALRVVVSGEKNGAPHSTTFDLIDYFDEVHHISAMMRCTGYSLSLTGLTQVRHQVIRAGVTTPDEGMPYDRYVKGLAARGVVIRES
- a CDS encoding TetR/AcrR family transcriptional regulator yields the protein MMADNAPTTRDRLLEAARELFTTLGYHATTTPILAKRAGVAEGTIYRHFPSKQALLNAAYQESQRWGVAAIRDAVQAGGKTAGERLGTLGRTWLANAESDPARVRLLLNWRLSGELDDASRLAANDLRLGLEQLVAAGKQEGSVRAGVVELWTSVWLALVGFAAEKIATKEWSATHPHALATLDAAWEAIAWRPITTAPPSVEN
- a CDS encoding cation:proton antiporter, which codes for MGEAHAFLPTFALVLCTAAITTVVFQRLKQPVILGYLLAGVMVGPYVTLVPVTADRVTTETLAELGVILLLFSIGLEFSIRRLLRVGASVAVTALFDVTMMAFLGLTAAYLLGWTPREALYTGALVAISSTTIIAKTFEDHGVGRKLRDLVFGVLIVEDLAAVLFMAGLATLGASGGTSGAGLLGTAMRLFILLMVWVIGGLLVVPRLMRFIVRLKRPETTLVASLGICFAFALLAQYLGYSVALGAFIAGSLISESGKGHAVMELVRPVRDVFAAVFFVSVGMLIQPALLMEYRVAILLLVVVVVVGKLVSVSLGAFLAGQGTQGAIQAGMSMAQIGEFSFIIASLGLATGAVGGFLYPVAVAVSAITTLLTPFMVRHAPAAASYVDRKLPRALQTYAALYATWVEEMRRAPARRTAGDRVKAMIRWLLVDTACVIGVIVGMAIFGVRLEEEFIARLGISASLARIGLYLTAAAGCAPFLLGIFRMARGLAQLLANLALPRTTGFDRAAAPRRSMVATLEITIVFLLGLPVLLATQPFISSFRGVVVFGVILLLMGFGAWRSATNLQGHVAAGAEVLIEALRSSLPPEQATMEMPTTGLTGLYPVDPGAVDRLTTATHMLPGIGAPTPFRMEAHYAAAGKTLAEVGLRGRTGATVLAISRGGVGIPAPSKIERLEPGDTLVLVGTKEALRDARRLLIGSAGQPAAG